The Brassica oleracea var. oleracea cultivar TO1000 chromosome C6, BOL, whole genome shotgun sequence genome includes a region encoding these proteins:
- the LOC106297991 gene encoding uncharacterized protein At4g02000-like, which translates to MPQVWNLEGRLEGRDLGPERFQFRFESENDLLTVLAKGPYHHKKWMLLLQRWEPTISPTFPSMISFWIRIHGIPLHHWTDEALYAIGKALGHVSTKDVRESRIRVALNGLLPLEMNSEIQLPYGEVMEVSLLHEENDCPRRPHGNAPLKDRKLGITQALALERIEAEKRRHDERQGYKTLDARCPGQLEGKAAPPRQSHHSSENRGHYELSRRNNSEHTERSNMSQIPYGRRILTLYRPRFLSRDSLRHASPNSRSFTSQRFPPRTRAKNYRIVLSVSPIGQL; encoded by the coding sequence ATGCCGCAGGTCTGGAATCTGGAAGGTAGATTAGAAGGCAGAGACTTAGGCCCTGAACGCTTCCAATTTCGTTTTGAGTCGGAAAACGACCTCCTAACAGTCTTAGCTAAGGGGCCCTATCACCACAAGAAATGGATGCTTCTCCTCCAAAGATGGGAGCCGACCATCTCCCCAACCTTTCCCTCAATGATCTCCTTTTGGATCCGGATTCACGGCATTCCACTCCACCACTGGACAGATGAAGCCCTCTATGCGATAGGGAAGGCTTTAGGACATGTCTCCACCAAGGACGTTAGAGAGTCCCGTATAAGGGTGGCTCTGAACGGTCTTCTACCCCTAGAGATGAACTCGGAAATCCAGCTCCCCTATGGGGAAGTTATGGAAGTGTCTCTCCTCCACGAAGAGAATGACTGCCCAAGAAGACCCCATGGTAACGCCCCACTGAAAGATAGAAAGTTGGGTATTACTCAAGCTTTGGCTCTAGAGCGTATTGAAGCTGAAAAACGGCGCCATGATGAGAGACAAGGGTACAAAACCCTTGACGCACGTTGTCCAGGCCAGCTAGAAGGAAAGGCGGCTCCACCTCGCCAGTCTCACCATTCCTCTGAGAATAGAGGCCACTATGAACTCTCTCGTCGAAACAACTCAGAGCACACTGAACGCTCAAATATGTCTCAAATTCCATACGGACGTCGGATCTTAACTCTATACAGGCCCCGATTCCTTTCAAGAGACAGCCTACGACATGCTTCACCAAACTCTCGATCATTTACCTCTCAGAGATTTCCCCCGAGAACCAGAGCGAAGAACTATCGCATCGTCCTCTCCGTCTCACCCATCGGGCAACTCTAA